The Maylandia zebra isolate NMK-2024a linkage group LG4, Mzebra_GT3a, whole genome shotgun sequence genome includes a window with the following:
- the ap2a1 gene encoding AP-2 complex subunit alpha-2 isoform X4: MPAVSKGDGMRGLAVFISDIRNCKSKEAEIKRINKELANIRSKFKGDKALDGYSKKKYVCKLLFIFLLGHDIDFGHMEAVNLLSSNKYTEKQIGYLFISVLVNSNSELIRLINNAIKNDLSSRNPTFMCLALHCIANVGSREMAEAFASEIPRILVAGDTMDSVKQSAALCLLRLYKTSPDLVLMGEWTSRVVHLLNDQHMGVVTAAISLITCLSQKNPDEFKTCVSLAVSRLSRIVSSASTDLQDYTYYFVPAPWLSCKLLRLLQCYPPPEDGAVKGRLVECLETILNKAQEPPKSKKVQHSNAKNAILFEAISLIIHYDSEPNLLVRACNQLGQFLQHRETNLRYLALESMCTLASSEFSHEAVKTHIETVINALKTERDVSVRQRAADLLYAMCDRSNAKQIVAEMLSYLETADYSIREEMVLKVAILAEKYAVDYSWYVDTILNLIRIAGDYVSEEVWYRVIQIVINRDDVQGYAAKTVFEALQAPACHENMVKVGGYILGEFGNLIAGDPRSSPLVQFNLLHSKFHLCSVPTRALLLSAYIKFINLFPETKATIQEVLRCDSQIRNSDVELQQRAVEYLKLSSIASTDVLATVLEEMPPFPERESSILAKLKKKKGPGAVSVTELDDSKREAGELNGGADRGPDTAAMAASNASTPSPSADLLGIRSAAPVGAAQTNAGSLLVDVFSDSGPAAPSAAVNDDGFLRFVCKNNGVLFENQLLQIGIKSEYRQNLGRMYLFYGNKTSVQFASFSTTVSCPGELQAQLNVQSKPVEPLVEGGAQIQQVLNIECITDFCDAPLLNIKFRYGGALQNLTLKLPVTINKFFQPTEMSSSDFFQRWKQLSQPQQEAQKIFKANHSMDTEVLKAKLLGLGTALLDNVDPNPENYVCAGVIQTKGQQIGCLLRLEPNAQAQMYRLTLRCSKDTVSKRLCELLAQQF, from the exons GTAAGAGCAAGGAGGCTGAGATCAAACGGATTAATAAAGAGCTGGCCAACATCCGCTCCAAGTTCAAAGGGGACAAGGCTTTGGATGGCTACAGCAAGAAGAAGTATGTCTGCAAGCTGCTCTTTATCTTTCTGCTTGGCCATGACATTGACTTTGGACACATGGAGGCCGTCAACCTGCTGAGCTCCAACAagtacacagagaaacagatt GGCTACCTGTTCATCTCAGTGCTGGTGAATAGCAATAGTGAGCTAATCCGTCTGATCAACAACGCCATCAAGAACGACCTGTCCAGCCGCAACCCCACCTTCATGTGCCTGGCGCTTCACTGTATTGCGAACGTGGGAAGCCGTGAGATGGCCGAAGCCTTTGCCAGTGAGATCCCTCGGATACTGGTTGCAGG TGATACGATGGACAGTGTGAAACAGTCAGCGGCCCTTTGTCTGCTGCGGCTCTATAAGACTTCTCCCGACTTGGTGCTGATGGGTGAATGGACGTCCCGTGTAGTGCACTTACTCAACGACCAACACATG GGTGTAGTGACAGCAGCCATCTCCCTCATCACCTGCCTGAGCCAGAAGAATCCAGACGAGTTTAAGACGTGCGTTTCCCTCGCCGTCTCCCGCCTCAGCAGG ATCGTTTCGTCAGCCTCCACCGATCTGCAGGATTACACCTACTATTTTGTGCCGGCACCCTGGCTTTCCTGCAAGCTGTTGCGCTTGCTGCAGTGTTACCCTCCACCAGAAGATGGTGCTGTCAAGGGCCGTCTGGTAGAGTGTCTGGAGACCATTCTTAATAAGGCCCAGGAGCCACCAAAGTCAAAGAAGGTGCAGCACTCAAATGCTAAAAATGCCATCCTGTTTGAGGCTATTTCACTTATCATCCACTATGACAG CGAGCCAAACCTCCTGGTACGAGCCTGCAACCAGCTGGGTCAGTTcttgcagcacagagagacgaACCTGCGCTACCTGGCTTTGGAGAGCATGTGTACGCTGGCCAGCTCTGAGTTTTCCCACGAAGCGGTCAAGACGCACATCGAGACCGTTATCAATGCCCTGAAG ACTGAGAGGGACGTGAGTGTGCGACAGCGAGCGGCCGATCTGTTGTATGCCATGTGTGATCGCAGCAACGCCAAACAGATCGTAGCGGAGATGCTCAGCTACTTGGAAACGGCAGATTACTCCATCAGAGAGGAAATG GTGCTGAAAGTGGCCATACTGGCAGAGAAATATGCCGTGGACTACTCCTGGTATGTAGACACTATCCTCAACCTCATTCGCATTGCTGGGGACTACGTCAGCGAGGAGGTGTGGTACCGCGTCATTCAGATTGTCATCAACCGAGACGATGTGCAAGGCTACGCTGCCAAAACGGTCTTTGAG GCTTTGCAAGCCCCTGCCTGTCATGAGAACATGGTGAAAGTAGGAGGCTACATTCTTGGAGAGTTTGGGAACCTGATTGCTGGTGACCCACGCTCCAG CCCCCTGGTCCAGTTCAACCTTCTTCATTCCAAGTTCCACCTGTGCTCGGTGCCCACTCGTGCACTGCTGCTGTCGGCCTACATCAAGTTTATCAACCTGTTCCCAGAGACCAAGGCCACCATCCAAGAGGTGCTGCGCTGTGACAGCCAGATCCGCAACTCTGATGTGGAACTGCAACAGCGTGCTGTCGAGTATCTCAAGCTTTCTTCGATTGCGAGCACCGATGTCTTG GCCACCGTCTTAGAGGAGATGCCTCCCTTTCCAGAGAGGGAGTCTTCCATTCTGGCcaagctgaagaagaagaagggccCAGGAGCCGTCTCTGTGACAGAGCTGGATGATAGCAAACGAGAGGCTGGGGAGTTGAATGGAGGGGCCGACCGGGGCCCAGACACAGCAGCCATGGCTGCATCTAATGCT TCCACCCCGTCACCATCAGCAGACCTGCTGGGAATTCGCTCTGCTGCTCCTGTCGGTGCTGCTCAGACCAATGCTGGCAGCCTACTCGTGGACGTGTTCTCTGATTCAGGGCCTGCTGCACCTTCTGCTGCTGTGAATGATGACGGCTTCCTGAG GTTTGTGTGCAAAAACAACGGAGTTTTGTTTGAGAATCAGCTGCTGCAGATCGGCATCAAGTCAGAGTATCGTCAGAATCTGG GGAGAATGTACCTCTTCTATGGTAACAAGACCTCAGTGCAGTTTGCCAGCTTCAGCACCACAGTCAGCTGTCCCGGGGAACTGCAGGCTC AGCTGAATGTTCAGAGCAAACCAGTGGAACCACTGGTAGAGGGAGGAGCCCAGATCCAACAAGTCCTCAACATCGAGTGTATAACTGACTTCTGTGACGCCCCGCTGCTCAACATCAAGTTCAG gtatggaggagctCTGCAGAACCTGACTCTCAAGCTTCCTGTCACCATCAACAAGTTCTTCCAGCCAACTGAAATGTCCTCCAGTGACTTCTTCCAGCGCTGGAAGCAGCTGAGCCA GCCTCAGCAAGAAGCACAAAAGATTTTCAAGGCAAACCACAGCATGGACACTGAAGTACTGAAGGCCAAG CTTCTGGGACTGGGAACGGCCCTGCTGGACAACGTTGATCCCAACCCAGAGAATTATGTGTGCGCTGGAGTGATCCAGACCAAGGGCCAGCAAATTGGCTGCCTGCTGAGACTGGAACCGAACGCACAGGCACAG ATGTACCGTCTGACTCTGCGCTGCAGCAAAGACACTGTGTCAAAGCGTCTCTGTGAGCTGCTGGCCCAACAGTTCTAG
- the ap2a1 gene encoding AP-2 complex subunit alpha-1 isoform X3 yields the protein MPAVSKGDGMRGLAVFISDIRNCKSKEAEIKRINKELANIRSKFKGDKALDGYSKKKYVCKLLFIFLLGHDIDFGHMEAVNLLSSNKYTEKQIGYLFISVLVNSNSELIRLINNAIKNDLSSRNPTFMCLALHCIANVGSREMAEAFASEIPRILVAGDTMDSVKQSAALCLLRLYKTSPDLVLMGEWTSRVVHLLNDQHMGVVTAAISLITCLSQKNPDEFKTCVSLAVSRLSRIVSSASTDLQDYTYYFVPAPWLSCKLLRLLQCYPPPEDGAVKGRLVECLETILNKAQEPPKSKKVQHSNAKNAILFEAISLIIHYDSEPNLLVRACNQLGQFLQHRETNLRYLALESMCTLASSEFSHEAVKTHIETVINALKTERDVSVRQRAADLLYAMCDRSNAKQIVAEMLSYLETADYSIREEMVLKVAILAEKYAVDYSWYVDTILNLIRIAGDYVSEEVWYRVIQIVINRDDVQGYAAKTVFEALQAPACHENMVKVGGYILGEFGNLIAGDPRSSPLVQFNLLHSKFHLCSVPTRALLLSAYIKFINLFPETKATIQEVLRCDSQIRNSDVELQQRAVEYLKLSSIASTDVLATVLEEMPPFPERESSILAKLKKKKGPGAVSVTELDDSKREAGELNGGADRGPDTAAMAASNASTPSPSADLLGIRSAAPVGAAQTNAGSLLVDVFSDSGPAAPSAAVNDDGFLSSAPPSEDPAPPLSEADELLNKFVCKNNGVLFENQLLQIGIKSEYRQNLGRMYLFYGNKTSVQFASFSTTVSCPGELQAHILSTSKPVEPLVEGGAQIQQVLNIECITDFCDAPLLNIKFRYGGALQNLTLKLPVTINKFFQPTEMSSSDFFQRWKQLSQPQQEAQKIFKANHSMDTEVLKAKLLGLGTALLDNVDPNPENYVCAGVIQTKGQQIGCLLRLEPNAQAQMYRLTLRCSKDTVSKRLCELLAQQF from the exons GTAAGAGCAAGGAGGCTGAGATCAAACGGATTAATAAAGAGCTGGCCAACATCCGCTCCAAGTTCAAAGGGGACAAGGCTTTGGATGGCTACAGCAAGAAGAAGTATGTCTGCAAGCTGCTCTTTATCTTTCTGCTTGGCCATGACATTGACTTTGGACACATGGAGGCCGTCAACCTGCTGAGCTCCAACAagtacacagagaaacagatt GGCTACCTGTTCATCTCAGTGCTGGTGAATAGCAATAGTGAGCTAATCCGTCTGATCAACAACGCCATCAAGAACGACCTGTCCAGCCGCAACCCCACCTTCATGTGCCTGGCGCTTCACTGTATTGCGAACGTGGGAAGCCGTGAGATGGCCGAAGCCTTTGCCAGTGAGATCCCTCGGATACTGGTTGCAGG TGATACGATGGACAGTGTGAAACAGTCAGCGGCCCTTTGTCTGCTGCGGCTCTATAAGACTTCTCCCGACTTGGTGCTGATGGGTGAATGGACGTCCCGTGTAGTGCACTTACTCAACGACCAACACATG GGTGTAGTGACAGCAGCCATCTCCCTCATCACCTGCCTGAGCCAGAAGAATCCAGACGAGTTTAAGACGTGCGTTTCCCTCGCCGTCTCCCGCCTCAGCAGG ATCGTTTCGTCAGCCTCCACCGATCTGCAGGATTACACCTACTATTTTGTGCCGGCACCCTGGCTTTCCTGCAAGCTGTTGCGCTTGCTGCAGTGTTACCCTCCACCAGAAGATGGTGCTGTCAAGGGCCGTCTGGTAGAGTGTCTGGAGACCATTCTTAATAAGGCCCAGGAGCCACCAAAGTCAAAGAAGGTGCAGCACTCAAATGCTAAAAATGCCATCCTGTTTGAGGCTATTTCACTTATCATCCACTATGACAG CGAGCCAAACCTCCTGGTACGAGCCTGCAACCAGCTGGGTCAGTTcttgcagcacagagagacgaACCTGCGCTACCTGGCTTTGGAGAGCATGTGTACGCTGGCCAGCTCTGAGTTTTCCCACGAAGCGGTCAAGACGCACATCGAGACCGTTATCAATGCCCTGAAG ACTGAGAGGGACGTGAGTGTGCGACAGCGAGCGGCCGATCTGTTGTATGCCATGTGTGATCGCAGCAACGCCAAACAGATCGTAGCGGAGATGCTCAGCTACTTGGAAACGGCAGATTACTCCATCAGAGAGGAAATG GTGCTGAAAGTGGCCATACTGGCAGAGAAATATGCCGTGGACTACTCCTGGTATGTAGACACTATCCTCAACCTCATTCGCATTGCTGGGGACTACGTCAGCGAGGAGGTGTGGTACCGCGTCATTCAGATTGTCATCAACCGAGACGATGTGCAAGGCTACGCTGCCAAAACGGTCTTTGAG GCTTTGCAAGCCCCTGCCTGTCATGAGAACATGGTGAAAGTAGGAGGCTACATTCTTGGAGAGTTTGGGAACCTGATTGCTGGTGACCCACGCTCCAG CCCCCTGGTCCAGTTCAACCTTCTTCATTCCAAGTTCCACCTGTGCTCGGTGCCCACTCGTGCACTGCTGCTGTCGGCCTACATCAAGTTTATCAACCTGTTCCCAGAGACCAAGGCCACCATCCAAGAGGTGCTGCGCTGTGACAGCCAGATCCGCAACTCTGATGTGGAACTGCAACAGCGTGCTGTCGAGTATCTCAAGCTTTCTTCGATTGCGAGCACCGATGTCTTG GCCACCGTCTTAGAGGAGATGCCTCCCTTTCCAGAGAGGGAGTCTTCCATTCTGGCcaagctgaagaagaagaagggccCAGGAGCCGTCTCTGTGACAGAGCTGGATGATAGCAAACGAGAGGCTGGGGAGTTGAATGGAGGGGCCGACCGGGGCCCAGACACAGCAGCCATGGCTGCATCTAATGCT TCCACCCCGTCACCATCAGCAGACCTGCTGGGAATTCGCTCTGCTGCTCCTGTCGGTGCTGCTCAGACCAATGCTGGCAGCCTACTCGTGGACGTGTTCTCTGATTCAGGGCCTGCTGCACCTTCTGCTGCTGTGAATGATGACGGCTTCCTGAG CTCTGCTCCTCCCTCTGAGGATCCTGCTCCTCCTCTGTCTGAGGCAGATGAACTTCTTAACAA GTTTGTGTGCAAAAACAACGGAGTTTTGTTTGAGAATCAGCTGCTGCAGATCGGCATCAAGTCAGAGTATCGTCAGAATCTGG GGAGAATGTACCTCTTCTATGGTAACAAGACCTCAGTGCAGTTTGCCAGCTTCAGCACCACAGTCAGCTGTCCCGGGGAACTGCAGGCTCATATCCTTTCAACA AGCAAACCAGTGGAACCACTGGTAGAGGGAGGAGCCCAGATCCAACAAGTCCTCAACATCGAGTGTATAACTGACTTCTGTGACGCCCCGCTGCTCAACATCAAGTTCAG gtatggaggagctCTGCAGAACCTGACTCTCAAGCTTCCTGTCACCATCAACAAGTTCTTCCAGCCAACTGAAATGTCCTCCAGTGACTTCTTCCAGCGCTGGAAGCAGCTGAGCCA GCCTCAGCAAGAAGCACAAAAGATTTTCAAGGCAAACCACAGCATGGACACTGAAGTACTGAAGGCCAAG CTTCTGGGACTGGGAACGGCCCTGCTGGACAACGTTGATCCCAACCCAGAGAATTATGTGTGCGCTGGAGTGATCCAGACCAAGGGCCAGCAAATTGGCTGCCTGCTGAGACTGGAACCGAACGCACAGGCACAG ATGTACCGTCTGACTCTGCGCTGCAGCAAAGACACTGTGTCAAAGCGTCTCTGTGAGCTGCTGGCCCAACAGTTCTAG
- the ap2a1 gene encoding AP-2 complex subunit alpha-1 isoform X1 — translation MPAVSKGDGMRGLAVFISDIRNCKSKEAEIKRINKELANIRSKFKGDKALDGYSKKKYVCKLLFIFLLGHDIDFGHMEAVNLLSSNKYTEKQIGYLFISVLVNSNSELIRLINNAIKNDLSSRNPTFMCLALHCIANVGSREMAEAFASEIPRILVAGDTMDSVKQSAALCLLRLYKTSPDLVLMGEWTSRVVHLLNDQHMGVVTAAISLITCLSQKNPDEFKTCVSLAVSRLSRIVSSASTDLQDYTYYFVPAPWLSCKLLRLLQCYPPPEDGAVKGRLVECLETILNKAQEPPKSKKVQHSNAKNAILFEAISLIIHYDSEPNLLVRACNQLGQFLQHRETNLRYLALESMCTLASSEFSHEAVKTHIETVINALKTERDVSVRQRAADLLYAMCDRSNAKQIVAEMLSYLETADYSIREEMVLKVAILAEKYAVDYSWYVDTILNLIRIAGDYVSEEVWYRVIQIVINRDDVQGYAAKTVFEALQAPACHENMVKVGGYILGEFGNLIAGDPRSSPLVQFNLLHSKFHLCSVPTRALLLSAYIKFINLFPETKATIQEVLRCDSQIRNSDVELQQRAVEYLKLSSIASTDVLATVLEEMPPFPERESSILAKLKKKKGPGAVSVTELDDSKREAGELNGGADRGPDTAAMAASNASTPSPSADLLGIRSAAPVGAAQTNAGSLLVDVFSDSGPAAPSAAVNDDGFLRDLEQPTETSDSLLVEGSGDSDSAPPSEDPAPPLSEADELLNKFVCKNNGVLFENQLLQIGIKSEYRQNLGRMYLFYGNKTSVQFASFSTTVSCPGELQAHILSTVTQA, via the exons GTAAGAGCAAGGAGGCTGAGATCAAACGGATTAATAAAGAGCTGGCCAACATCCGCTCCAAGTTCAAAGGGGACAAGGCTTTGGATGGCTACAGCAAGAAGAAGTATGTCTGCAAGCTGCTCTTTATCTTTCTGCTTGGCCATGACATTGACTTTGGACACATGGAGGCCGTCAACCTGCTGAGCTCCAACAagtacacagagaaacagatt GGCTACCTGTTCATCTCAGTGCTGGTGAATAGCAATAGTGAGCTAATCCGTCTGATCAACAACGCCATCAAGAACGACCTGTCCAGCCGCAACCCCACCTTCATGTGCCTGGCGCTTCACTGTATTGCGAACGTGGGAAGCCGTGAGATGGCCGAAGCCTTTGCCAGTGAGATCCCTCGGATACTGGTTGCAGG TGATACGATGGACAGTGTGAAACAGTCAGCGGCCCTTTGTCTGCTGCGGCTCTATAAGACTTCTCCCGACTTGGTGCTGATGGGTGAATGGACGTCCCGTGTAGTGCACTTACTCAACGACCAACACATG GGTGTAGTGACAGCAGCCATCTCCCTCATCACCTGCCTGAGCCAGAAGAATCCAGACGAGTTTAAGACGTGCGTTTCCCTCGCCGTCTCCCGCCTCAGCAGG ATCGTTTCGTCAGCCTCCACCGATCTGCAGGATTACACCTACTATTTTGTGCCGGCACCCTGGCTTTCCTGCAAGCTGTTGCGCTTGCTGCAGTGTTACCCTCCACCAGAAGATGGTGCTGTCAAGGGCCGTCTGGTAGAGTGTCTGGAGACCATTCTTAATAAGGCCCAGGAGCCACCAAAGTCAAAGAAGGTGCAGCACTCAAATGCTAAAAATGCCATCCTGTTTGAGGCTATTTCACTTATCATCCACTATGACAG CGAGCCAAACCTCCTGGTACGAGCCTGCAACCAGCTGGGTCAGTTcttgcagcacagagagacgaACCTGCGCTACCTGGCTTTGGAGAGCATGTGTACGCTGGCCAGCTCTGAGTTTTCCCACGAAGCGGTCAAGACGCACATCGAGACCGTTATCAATGCCCTGAAG ACTGAGAGGGACGTGAGTGTGCGACAGCGAGCGGCCGATCTGTTGTATGCCATGTGTGATCGCAGCAACGCCAAACAGATCGTAGCGGAGATGCTCAGCTACTTGGAAACGGCAGATTACTCCATCAGAGAGGAAATG GTGCTGAAAGTGGCCATACTGGCAGAGAAATATGCCGTGGACTACTCCTGGTATGTAGACACTATCCTCAACCTCATTCGCATTGCTGGGGACTACGTCAGCGAGGAGGTGTGGTACCGCGTCATTCAGATTGTCATCAACCGAGACGATGTGCAAGGCTACGCTGCCAAAACGGTCTTTGAG GCTTTGCAAGCCCCTGCCTGTCATGAGAACATGGTGAAAGTAGGAGGCTACATTCTTGGAGAGTTTGGGAACCTGATTGCTGGTGACCCACGCTCCAG CCCCCTGGTCCAGTTCAACCTTCTTCATTCCAAGTTCCACCTGTGCTCGGTGCCCACTCGTGCACTGCTGCTGTCGGCCTACATCAAGTTTATCAACCTGTTCCCAGAGACCAAGGCCACCATCCAAGAGGTGCTGCGCTGTGACAGCCAGATCCGCAACTCTGATGTGGAACTGCAACAGCGTGCTGTCGAGTATCTCAAGCTTTCTTCGATTGCGAGCACCGATGTCTTG GCCACCGTCTTAGAGGAGATGCCTCCCTTTCCAGAGAGGGAGTCTTCCATTCTGGCcaagctgaagaagaagaagggccCAGGAGCCGTCTCTGTGACAGAGCTGGATGATAGCAAACGAGAGGCTGGGGAGTTGAATGGAGGGGCCGACCGGGGCCCAGACACAGCAGCCATGGCTGCATCTAATGCT TCCACCCCGTCACCATCAGCAGACCTGCTGGGAATTCGCTCTGCTGCTCCTGTCGGTGCTGCTCAGACCAATGCTGGCAGCCTACTCGTGGACGTGTTCTCTGATTCAGGGCCTGCTGCACCTTCTGCTGCTGTGAATGATGACGGCTTCCTGAG AGATCTGGAACAGCCCACTGAGACCTCCGATTCCCTATTGGTGGAGGGTTCTGGTGACTCGGA CTCTGCTCCTCCCTCTGAGGATCCTGCTCCTCCTCTGTCTGAGGCAGATGAACTTCTTAACAA GTTTGTGTGCAAAAACAACGGAGTTTTGTTTGAGAATCAGCTGCTGCAGATCGGCATCAAGTCAGAGTATCGTCAGAATCTGG GGAGAATGTACCTCTTCTATGGTAACAAGACCTCAGTGCAGTTTGCCAGCTTCAGCACCACAGTCAGCTGTCCCGGGGAACTGCAGGCTCATATCCTTTCAACAGTTACTCAGGCGTAG
- the ap2a1 gene encoding AP-2 complex subunit alpha-2 isoform X2, producing MPAVSKGDGMRGLAVFISDIRNCKSKEAEIKRINKELANIRSKFKGDKALDGYSKKKYVCKLLFIFLLGHDIDFGHMEAVNLLSSNKYTEKQIGYLFISVLVNSNSELIRLINNAIKNDLSSRNPTFMCLALHCIANVGSREMAEAFASEIPRILVAGDTMDSVKQSAALCLLRLYKTSPDLVLMGEWTSRVVHLLNDQHMGVVTAAISLITCLSQKNPDEFKTCVSLAVSRLSRIVSSASTDLQDYTYYFVPAPWLSCKLLRLLQCYPPPEDGAVKGRLVECLETILNKAQEPPKSKKVQHSNAKNAILFEAISLIIHYDSEPNLLVRACNQLGQFLQHRETNLRYLALESMCTLASSEFSHEAVKTHIETVINALKTERDVSVRQRAADLLYAMCDRSNAKQIVAEMLSYLETADYSIREEMVLKVAILAEKYAVDYSWYVDTILNLIRIAGDYVSEEVWYRVIQIVINRDDVQGYAAKTVFEALQAPACHENMVKVGGYILGEFGNLIAGDPRSSPLVQFNLLHSKFHLCSVPTRALLLSAYIKFINLFPETKATIQEVLRCDSQIRNSDVELQQRAVEYLKLSSIASTDVLATVLEEMPPFPERESSILAKLKKKKGPGAVSVTELDDSKREAGELNGGADRGPDTAAMAASNASTPSPSADLLGIRSAAPVGAAQTNAGSLLVDVFSDSGPAAPSAAVNDDGFLRFVCKNNGVLFENQLLQIGIKSEYRQNLGRMYLFYGNKTSVQFASFSTTVSCPGELQAHILSTVTQA from the exons GTAAGAGCAAGGAGGCTGAGATCAAACGGATTAATAAAGAGCTGGCCAACATCCGCTCCAAGTTCAAAGGGGACAAGGCTTTGGATGGCTACAGCAAGAAGAAGTATGTCTGCAAGCTGCTCTTTATCTTTCTGCTTGGCCATGACATTGACTTTGGACACATGGAGGCCGTCAACCTGCTGAGCTCCAACAagtacacagagaaacagatt GGCTACCTGTTCATCTCAGTGCTGGTGAATAGCAATAGTGAGCTAATCCGTCTGATCAACAACGCCATCAAGAACGACCTGTCCAGCCGCAACCCCACCTTCATGTGCCTGGCGCTTCACTGTATTGCGAACGTGGGAAGCCGTGAGATGGCCGAAGCCTTTGCCAGTGAGATCCCTCGGATACTGGTTGCAGG TGATACGATGGACAGTGTGAAACAGTCAGCGGCCCTTTGTCTGCTGCGGCTCTATAAGACTTCTCCCGACTTGGTGCTGATGGGTGAATGGACGTCCCGTGTAGTGCACTTACTCAACGACCAACACATG GGTGTAGTGACAGCAGCCATCTCCCTCATCACCTGCCTGAGCCAGAAGAATCCAGACGAGTTTAAGACGTGCGTTTCCCTCGCCGTCTCCCGCCTCAGCAGG ATCGTTTCGTCAGCCTCCACCGATCTGCAGGATTACACCTACTATTTTGTGCCGGCACCCTGGCTTTCCTGCAAGCTGTTGCGCTTGCTGCAGTGTTACCCTCCACCAGAAGATGGTGCTGTCAAGGGCCGTCTGGTAGAGTGTCTGGAGACCATTCTTAATAAGGCCCAGGAGCCACCAAAGTCAAAGAAGGTGCAGCACTCAAATGCTAAAAATGCCATCCTGTTTGAGGCTATTTCACTTATCATCCACTATGACAG CGAGCCAAACCTCCTGGTACGAGCCTGCAACCAGCTGGGTCAGTTcttgcagcacagagagacgaACCTGCGCTACCTGGCTTTGGAGAGCATGTGTACGCTGGCCAGCTCTGAGTTTTCCCACGAAGCGGTCAAGACGCACATCGAGACCGTTATCAATGCCCTGAAG ACTGAGAGGGACGTGAGTGTGCGACAGCGAGCGGCCGATCTGTTGTATGCCATGTGTGATCGCAGCAACGCCAAACAGATCGTAGCGGAGATGCTCAGCTACTTGGAAACGGCAGATTACTCCATCAGAGAGGAAATG GTGCTGAAAGTGGCCATACTGGCAGAGAAATATGCCGTGGACTACTCCTGGTATGTAGACACTATCCTCAACCTCATTCGCATTGCTGGGGACTACGTCAGCGAGGAGGTGTGGTACCGCGTCATTCAGATTGTCATCAACCGAGACGATGTGCAAGGCTACGCTGCCAAAACGGTCTTTGAG GCTTTGCAAGCCCCTGCCTGTCATGAGAACATGGTGAAAGTAGGAGGCTACATTCTTGGAGAGTTTGGGAACCTGATTGCTGGTGACCCACGCTCCAG CCCCCTGGTCCAGTTCAACCTTCTTCATTCCAAGTTCCACCTGTGCTCGGTGCCCACTCGTGCACTGCTGCTGTCGGCCTACATCAAGTTTATCAACCTGTTCCCAGAGACCAAGGCCACCATCCAAGAGGTGCTGCGCTGTGACAGCCAGATCCGCAACTCTGATGTGGAACTGCAACAGCGTGCTGTCGAGTATCTCAAGCTTTCTTCGATTGCGAGCACCGATGTCTTG GCCACCGTCTTAGAGGAGATGCCTCCCTTTCCAGAGAGGGAGTCTTCCATTCTGGCcaagctgaagaagaagaagggccCAGGAGCCGTCTCTGTGACAGAGCTGGATGATAGCAAACGAGAGGCTGGGGAGTTGAATGGAGGGGCCGACCGGGGCCCAGACACAGCAGCCATGGCTGCATCTAATGCT TCCACCCCGTCACCATCAGCAGACCTGCTGGGAATTCGCTCTGCTGCTCCTGTCGGTGCTGCTCAGACCAATGCTGGCAGCCTACTCGTGGACGTGTTCTCTGATTCAGGGCCTGCTGCACCTTCTGCTGCTGTGAATGATGACGGCTTCCTGAG GTTTGTGTGCAAAAACAACGGAGTTTTGTTTGAGAATCAGCTGCTGCAGATCGGCATCAAGTCAGAGTATCGTCAGAATCTGG GGAGAATGTACCTCTTCTATGGTAACAAGACCTCAGTGCAGTTTGCCAGCTTCAGCACCACAGTCAGCTGTCCCGGGGAACTGCAGGCTCATATCCTTTCAACAGTTACTCAGGCGTAG